A stretch of Crossiella cryophila DNA encodes these proteins:
- a CDS encoding prolyl oligopeptidase family serine peptidase, translated as MTTDAYAWLNEDTAEVLAWQEQQVSAATAAARDFPGFAELVEELKPLLAGQLAGVLADRRLVAGRWFWLGQDEAGTGQAIRVAEARDSPGRVLVAAAALTAERGDGRATSLIYPEPSPDGRLLAVNAAAGGDPFGRFLVLDAETGERLPVAAPAMQGNMVRPAWLPDSSGFYLGGRSAEGAHELRFFPVHGGESVPRALPGVPPTSLSVVPQVSPGGSRVLVVTAPHEHLATLIADTGSGAFRPFAPAGFHGELYGDWVDEDTYVAISTDTPRGRVVRIPVATSTDPDTWVELIPAGDLVLRSLYRLGGHLVVTALNDVSLDVRSYSLDGTPVARAALPAASASFALTVFSRLPTGSAALTFTASSFTSSDTMYELDPATGALEVLEPGASLSGITVEQHFATSADGTRVPYFVLAKADLDRSGPRPTLVNAYGGFNIPKLPTFLGSMTPFVRSGGVYVHANLRGGSEYGREWYESARREHKQRTFDDLRAVAEDLVSRGVATPETLAFQGSSNGGLLAGVAVTQQPELWRVVVPTMPVLDVLAPLAEGPGTAMIRAVYEKDYGNPADPVDAAAMAGYSPCQNIRAGVRYPAVFVVVGNSDISCPPSQARRFVAGVRDASRSGREVFLRVWTAVGHGSMDAGVGAEMQAEWLGFVLRELGMSFVPR; from the coding sequence ATGACCACGGACGCCTACGCGTGGCTCAACGAGGACACCGCGGAGGTCCTGGCCTGGCAGGAGCAGCAGGTCAGCGCGGCCACCGCGGCCGCGCGGGACTTCCCAGGCTTCGCCGAGCTGGTCGAGGAGCTGAAGCCGTTGCTGGCCGGTCAGCTCGCCGGGGTGCTGGCGGATCGGCGGCTGGTGGCCGGGCGGTGGTTCTGGCTGGGGCAGGACGAGGCGGGCACCGGGCAGGCGATCCGGGTGGCCGAAGCGCGGGACTCGCCGGGCCGGGTGCTGGTGGCCGCGGCCGCGCTGACCGCCGAGCGCGGTGACGGCCGGGCGACCTCGCTGATCTACCCGGAGCCGTCGCCGGACGGGCGGCTGCTCGCGGTCAACGCGGCGGCGGGCGGGGATCCGTTCGGCCGGTTCCTGGTGCTGGACGCCGAGACCGGCGAGCGGCTGCCGGTGGCGGCGCCCGCGATGCAGGGCAACATGGTGCGCCCGGCCTGGCTGCCGGACAGCTCCGGGTTCTACCTGGGCGGGCGGTCGGCCGAGGGCGCGCACGAGCTGCGGTTCTTCCCGGTACACGGCGGCGAGTCGGTGCCGCGCGCACTGCCGGGGGTGCCGCCGACCTCGCTGTCGGTGGTGCCGCAGGTGTCGCCGGGGGGCAGCCGGGTGCTGGTGGTGACCGCACCGCACGAACACCTGGCGACGCTGATCGCCGACACCGGGTCGGGCGCGTTCCGGCCGTTCGCGCCGGCGGGGTTCCACGGGGAGCTGTACGGGGACTGGGTTGACGAGGACACCTACGTCGCGATCAGCACGGACACGCCACGGGGGCGGGTGGTGCGGATTCCCGTTGCCACGTCCACGGATCCGGACACCTGGGTGGAGCTGATCCCGGCCGGGGACCTGGTGCTGCGGAGCCTGTACCGGCTGGGCGGGCACCTGGTGGTGACCGCGTTGAACGACGTCTCGCTGGACGTGCGGTCGTACTCGCTGGACGGGACGCCGGTGGCACGGGCGGCGTTGCCCGCGGCCAGTGCGAGTTTCGCGCTGACGGTGTTCTCCCGGCTGCCCACCGGGTCGGCGGCGCTGACGTTCACCGCGAGCAGTTTCACCAGCAGCGACACCATGTACGAGCTGGATCCGGCCACCGGGGCGCTGGAGGTGCTGGAGCCGGGGGCGAGCCTGTCCGGGATCACGGTGGAGCAGCACTTCGCGACGTCGGCGGACGGCACCCGGGTGCCGTATTTCGTGCTGGCCAAGGCGGATCTGGACCGGAGCGGGCCGCGGCCGACGCTGGTGAACGCCTACGGGGGGTTCAACATCCCGAAGCTGCCCACCTTCCTGGGCTCGATGACGCCGTTCGTGCGCTCGGGCGGGGTGTACGTGCACGCGAACCTGCGTGGTGGCAGCGAATACGGGCGGGAGTGGTACGAATCCGCCCGGCGGGAGCACAAGCAGCGGACCTTCGACGACCTGCGGGCGGTGGCCGAGGACCTGGTTTCCCGAGGGGTCGCGACGCCGGAAACCCTTGCGTTCCAAGGATCCTCGAACGGCGGGCTGCTGGCTGGGGTGGCGGTGACGCAGCAGCCGGAGCTGTGGCGGGTGGTGGTGCCGACCATGCCGGTGCTGGACGTGCTGGCGCCGCTGGCCGAGGGACCGGGCACGGCGATGATCAGGGCGGTGTACGAGAAGGACTACGGGAACCCGGCCGATCCGGTGGACGCGGCGGCGATGGCCGGGTATTCGCCCTGCCAGAACATCCGGGCCGGCGTGCGGTATCCGGCGGTGTTCGTGGTGGTGGGCAACAGCGACATCAGCTGTCCGCCGTCACAGGCCCGGCGATTCGTGGCCGGGGTGCGGGATGCCTCGCGGAGTGGGCGGGAGGTGTTCCTGCGGGTGTGGACCGCGGTCGGGCACGGGAGCATGGACGCGGGCGTGGGGGCGGAGATGCAGGCCGAGTGGTTGGGCTTTGTGTTGCGGGAACTGGGAATGTCGTTCGTGCCGCGCTAG